The following is a genomic window from Planctomycetia bacterium.
TGGCGCTGACATATTGCTGCACTAATCCAAGGATGCGATCGTCATCAAAGGCAAAAACGTTTTCCGGAATTGGAAGCGATGCCTGTCGAAGCTTAGTCACAAGACGCTCGATGTGTTCTGAGATTCCACGGGTTCTCTGCTCTTGCGCTTGTTTTCCGATTTCATGCAGATCGGATAACCAAGCCGCCTCTTCTTTCGGGGAAGCGTTCTTCCGTCTGAATTGTCGAATTGCCGCTGTAACCTTAGCGAGCCATTTAGGATCGCGTTTCTTGATATTCAGGTCCAGGCATTCTGATATCCATAATAGAGCCTCTTCCCAGACCTCATCCTTACTCCAATTAAACAAGCTGCGGATAAACCCACCCCAAGCTGCATCCACATGAAGCCAAAAGCTAGCTCCTCTAGTTTTCTCCAATTCTCGGCGATAGGAAACGATTTCATTTAGCGGATCGACTGCCCCTTCCTCGGTGGTTCCAAGAATGGCAAAGACCATCAAAGGAATCCGGTTGCCGTCCAAAACTTTCTTAAGATTTTCCTTAAGCGATTCCATATCCATCCTAAAACTGTCGTCCATATCGATTTGAACGACACTTGCTGCACCCATCCCAAGAAGGTCAGCAGCCTTTCGCAGACAATAATGAGCAGCGCCTGTTGCTAGGATTACAGGCGGGAACGCTGCGAATATCTCACTACAGCCCCTCGTCACGATATCGCGAGGGCATTCGCGCAACTCGCGCCATGCTTCTTTTGCGGCACGCTTTAAGCTAATGTTCGCTTCGCCCTTGGAACGGAGGAATAACGTATACGTTCGGATATATTGACCAAGAAGTGAAATCGCATGTTCGGGATTTATCAGCAAGAGTTCTAATTCTTCGACTTCTACGATTGACTTGACCTCACCGCCAGCGAGTCGAACCGTAATCTGCAAGTCACAAGCGCGCGATACATGGCGAATTGCAAGAGGAAGATACTTAACCGTTCGCGCTACCCAAATCGCTTCCATTGTCGCAGTTGTGCCATCAAATGTAAGGTGGGACCAACCAAATTTTGGAGGAAGCGCACTTGCGTAGTCCTTCGCCTTTTGATCCTTGGACGGGGCCGGAGGAGCCTGGAAGCCCAGCATTTCCATCGCCGCATTACACGAATCCAATTCCCATTCAACGGTAACCGGAGCTGCTTCTGTGGTTACATTGTTTGGATTGAAGAGCATACCCGCAAAGTAGCCAATCATGGAAGGCATTGATGTGTCGGACAGCATATGGGCCAAATAGCGTGGACTGTAAAATGGGAAATTGCGACGCAAATGGGCCATCATTTGATCGACATGAAGTTCTAACGAGTCTGTCGTGTGCTGGAGTGCACGTTCTATTTGCGGAGTTAATAGTAAGTCATCGCCCGGATAATAATTCGCGCGCCAGTGAACATAATCGCGTAGTATTGTCAGAAGCAGATTCTCGAAAACATTTCTGTTCTCCGCTTTTGGGCCCAAGAATGACGCGAGATAGCCATAGGTTCGCGCGAATTGGTCTGAATTTGTAAATTCCACATCTGCCTCCTTAGAACTGGCCGTCAAAATCGCCAATAACGCAATGAACAAGCTGGCCACGTGAATGGAAGCCGTGCATGTCTGATGTTGTGATCGTGGCGGGAGAGAATGCGCTGGATGTTCGTAGGCAAGTCGATAGTTCGCTCGGTGATCCAGCCCTGCCGATATTCGCCGCAACGCACGGTCATTTTGCAAGGATGGTTTGGTGAATGTCCTGCTTCAGCATCGTCACTACCTACGGCGAGGCCGAGTCGAAGTGACTTCCGAGAAGGACATGTGTGCGACTTCGACACCACCCCAGTAATTGGCCCCTTGCCCCGATTGAGTGGTCCGTCTCTGGGGCCTGGCACGAATGCCGCATCTGCGAGGACTTCGTTCCAGTCGATTCGGCTGCGTTCAGCCTGTGCGGTGTGAAAACGTGCGCCAGATGCCTTTCCGCGCGTCCTGACATAATCATCGCCAACACGTGCTAGGGGTGTGATAGGACTCCGACAAATCGCGCAAGCGTGCTCCGGTGCGCGACGCCCTGATGATTCCCATGAGATCAAGCCAATCATGTGCGCGCGGCCGACGCGTTTGACGTTTGGGCTTTGAGAGAGGGGTGTTGTTATTCTAACCGACTGTTCATTCATGATTCCGACTTTCGCGCTGTTCATCGAGGCGCTTTTGGCAGGAGTCAAGAGTAGACCGTAGGTTCAGGTATTGCGCAAATTTACGCAACAAGGCGTATTGAAACCGCTTCTAGATCAGATTGCGAGAGAATGCAAATGTCCTCAAATGCTATTGTCTAGGGTCCTTACTTGACTGAATTGCTGGTCCTATAATTGGTAATAACCATACTCCCACTGCAAATTTACGGCTTTAACGATGTCCGGCGAGGCCGCGATTTTTTGAGCGGTTGCCGGTGCCGGTCATTCGACCGGCTTCCGCTCGCCGCGAATCCAGTCGGATGCCTTCTGGGCGGCAGCGGCGGCGGTGACGACAAGTTTCTTGTCGCCACGAAGCTGCTTCAGCCAGCCTTGCAGATATGCGGCCTGGTTCTCGATGGTCGCCGGCTGAATGCCCGCATGGGATGTAAGGTACGCGGCAGCCATTTCGGCGACAAGTTCTTCCTTGCCGTAATCCGGCGAACCGAAAGGCTGCGGCTCAGTGTCGAGTTTGCGGTCAAGCCGCTTGCTGTGGCCGGTTGAGTGGGCGAGTTCATGGAAGAGCGTCGAGTAGTACTCTTCGCAGGTGGCAAACCGGCTCGGCTCGGGCAAGCGGACGATGTCGGTTGACGGTCGATAGTACGCCCGCGTCCCGCCATGTTCGATTGGCGGGCCATCGGCGTACCCTTCGACAATCGCTACGGCGGCGTCGATGGGCCGAAAGTCGGTCGGCGTGAACGTCGCGGCATCCGGTGCGGCAATGCCTTCGCATTGGGCGACGTTGAAGACGCGATAATATCGCAGGACGGGGACTTTCGTCGGTTCGCCGGTCTCCTTGTCGGTCGTCTCGTACTGTTTCCAGAAAATGACGAATGACGATTTCTCGCCCTTCTTGACGCTGCCTTTCTTCTGCTTCGCCTGATTGAACGTGAGCCAGTATGCCGATTCGTAGCCGCTCGCCCAAGCGGTGAACGCCAGCAGGAACACGTTTACGCCGCGATACTCCTTGCCGCTTTCCAAGTTCTTCGGCATTCCGGCGGACTGTCTGCCGAGAATGGGAGAACGCCAGGGAACGACGCCCTTCTCCAGCATGGCGATAATCTGGTCGGTGACGTTCTGGTAAATGTCGAATTGCATGGGTGAATCCTCCAATCGGTTATGGCCTTCGGCGGTGAGTGCGAACGACGCACACGCCCGCCTTGCAACCGATAGGTGGCAAGCCCCAGCGACCGCGCGCCGCAGTCACAGGTGGAACCGTCGGAGAAGAGGACTCCTTTGGAGTAGTACCTTGACGGCGAGCACGGTCGCTAGAATGAGGGCTCTGATTTGCAAGGCGGGAGGGTGTTGAGAATGCACCGAAGCCCGCCATGCCCGGCGGGATTCGATTGGCGAATTGAGATTCTGCTTGATGCTGTCGAAGGCGAGTGTGGGTAACTTCAAGGCCTGTTTAAGTAATCCCGGTTTCGTCGGATTACCGGCTCTTGAAGCCGTGTCGATGTTCGCTAATGACTATTCTTGTCGCTTGTCACTCGGCGTGACCAGGACAACAGCGGCGGGTTCCATCCTTGAGTGCCCATTCTTTCCAATAGGGAAGCCGTTCACAAAGGAATTGCTTCCGTTCGCTAGAAATGCTTGGGCTTTGATTTATAGCCTCGTCAAGCGAAATAATATGAGCGGAGATGTCAGCATTCATAGGCCCTATTGTAAAGGTAGGTGGGACTGCAATCGCTCGAAATTTTCCATCGGGGTCCACGTGCGCTGTAATCATGTCAGAAAAGGAGTTGTTCGGAGCAAGTCGGTCAAAAGAGGACAAGTGCTCATCCGCCTGCGAAAGTAGACTTGACCGATGTCGCTGTAAACTCTCATTATCTTCAAACTCCTGCCTACGTCCAAATACGAGCAGGAATCGCAAAGCTCTCGCTTGCATCTGGTGCATTTCTTGAGTCCGGTAAAACCGATTAAATAGCAAGGTATTCTCCGGCACTTGAAACCACGTTTTCCACTGATGTAGCTGATTTCGCGCCTGGTTGAATTCTTGTTTTGGGAGGTCCTTAGATTTCAGTGCCGCCGAAAAGATTCTCTTACTTGGCTTCTCGATTTCTACGAGCGTTAAGTACCATGTTGCACTGTCGCGCAAGACCCACATAAAGTCAGGTTCCTTGCAGGTGATTCCTTGAAGACGCGGCTTGTCGATCAGTGCAAATCTGAACGGCGGCGTGGCCATGCCGAATGAGGGAGAACCAACTCCGATGAGAAACGAGGGATTGTCTCGGAAGAATTTATGGAGTGAGTCTTCAGGGGGATCGGATGAAAGGAGCTGCTTGTAGCGGGTTCCATACTCCGACATGTATTGACTCCAACTCATGGCGGGGGGGCCATCCGTTGCCAACTTGTACGTGACGGGTTCAAAGATCATTTCGAAATCTCAGCCTCCTTGAACAGACGCGAGGCCCAGTCTTACTTGGCCGTTGAAGCCTTGAACGCCATCATTGCATCTGCAATGAGAAATGCGTCGTAGGTAATACGGTAGTATGATCTGCTCACGTATTCGCATAACCCTACGCGTTGAAGCTCTGCGAGCGCGGCGCGAAATCTAGCTGCTTCCCGTGCATTTTCGCTGTCGAGGAGTTCATGGTCGCCGGCCGTGATGACAAGTCCACCGGCAGCTTCGATCACGATGATATCGCCCTGCTTGGAACTCGCGGCGGCGAGCAACATTTCAACCGCTGCCGCGCTAAGTGGAGGATCAATTACCCTGCCTGAAGCGATTGTGAAAGAACGAGGAATCAGTGGGCGGTCAGGGGCAAGCAATCCAGCCCAAGTTCGAAAGTCCTCGGACGAGGGCTGAATACGCTCGCGCGTAGCAGGCACGAGTTTCCCCTCTTGGACCAAACGGCAGACCTGTTCGCGATGCAGCTTGAGTTCGGCGACGGAAAAACGCCTCGTGAATGGTCTTTCCGTATGGACATCGGAATGGCAGGTGATACACAACGCTATTAGGTTGTCCTCGTCGTTAGTTCCACCCTCGCTCCGAAGTAGAATGTGATGCACTTGGAGCATCGTCGGATCGAAACGGCGACAGATGCAGCAACAACGTCCACATTTCGCCAAGATGCGGGCGGCGATGTCGTCAGGGACTCGGTCGGCCATATTAGGGCGTCATGATACGATCCAGCGGCAAGGGTGCAAGGGAACAGGAGGTGCGTGAAAGATGGTGGGAGGAAGCGCTCGTCCGTAAGGCCACATAGCCGAGCGTTGTATCAGGGAAGCGACCGGACTCCTGCGAAGCGCGCCTACACGTCGCCCCTCGTCGGGCTTGTTCCGAAACAAAGGACTTCGCATTGGGCTTCGTAATCCTTGCGGATAATGGCGAGCAGGTCGCCGGCCGGAAACAGCGCGTCACTCTTGGCGAAGCCGATGCCGGCGGGCGGAAGGTAGTCGCATTCTATGGGCCAATAACTTGTGGCTATGTGGATTTGTCCAAGAGGGCGACGATTCCGATGATGGAAATGCGGTCGGTGATCACTTATTACTTTGCCCCAGATTTCCGATACGGACGGTATTCTAGTATGTGCAAGCAGGCTGCCGCGACCGCAATCGAAGCAATCATGCGCGTTTCGTCCGGTGACATTGGGAATCATGAATGGACTCGCCAGATGGCAGTAACAGCTCTGTTGAAACGGAGATGAATGCCGACGTAGTGTCCTGCGCTAATTGTCTTCATGTATTCCATTGCAGCGGGATTGAAGGTGGCGGAAAAATTCGATGTCCTCAATGCAATATGCCCACGTGTGAGCGATATCATCACGATGATTGCAAGAGTGAATCTGTTTTCAGCGTTGAGGCGATTGTGGAACCGCAAACCGCGCAAGTCACAAGATCGCCGAGGCAGCGAAATAATAACGGTAGTGCCAATCTACATGGCAAGACTGGAGGAATGTGGTTTCTTTTGGGTACGCTTGTCTTCTGGTTGATATTGGCAATTGCCGAAAACAGAGGAACGCGATCAGTAACTCGGCACGGCCTTCCACATCAGACAGACGCCTCTGACATACTGAAGAGCTTTGACCTGGACCAAACGAGCGATGGTTACGATTGGGATAAGGCCAAATACGGGGATAGAATGGCCTTGTGTCATAGGTTTGCGGAGAATCTCGCACGCTTCCCGGGCAAGAGAAATGCCTACTGGTACTATGAACTCATTTCTGCATATTATGAGCGGAATCCACAGAAATCACTCCTGACGATCCATGAGGTCGTTTCGTTGGGTGTTACGCTGGATAGCACGCGGTAAGTCTCGCTGATCGCGGACTTAGATTCTGTGATTGTTCGACGGTGGTCTACCATTCTGCTCTCCGGCGATCCGCCGACACGCATACTCGAAATACACCGGGTCTTGCTCGATGCCGACGAATTGCTTGCCTGCAAGAATCGTAGCCACGCCAGTGGTCCCGCTGCCCATGAACGGATCGAGGATGGTGTCGGCCCGGACGGAGTCGCAGAAGTACTGCACCTGCGACAAGGGACGCGGACACGGCACCGGGTTCTGACCGGCGTAGCCATCCCAGGGGCGCAAATCGTCCACATGCCAGTCGCGCGGCAGGTGTTCGCGGAGAAGTGACTTGCCGCTCCAGAAGATGACCGGATCCCAGCTTAGGCAAACACTCTTGCCCGGCCGCTGCGGATAGACCTTGCAGGCGGCAACGATGCGGTAGCCCTTCGGGAAGTACTCGTGCCAGCGGTCGGCCTTGAGCGGGCTTTGCCAGACAAAGCACGGCCCGTCGTTGGTGATGCGGACGAGTTCCGGCACGAGACGCTCCATGAGGGCGTCGTACTTGGATGGGGCATCATCGTAGCTTCGGTATTCAAAACCAATGCCGTAGGGCGGGTCAGTGATGACCGCACCGATGCCGGAGAGCGTTGGCAGGATGTCAAAGCAATCGGCCCGGTACAGCGTGGCATTCCCGATCACGCGCTTCTCGATGGGAAGCGGGGAAGTTGATCGGCGCTGTCTCGGTGCAGCCCGCCGGGTTTGGCGGGCCGCGTAAAACGGATTGACGGTAGTGGTCGCAGTCATAGGGCACCTCCCCGCTCTTCGTCGAGTTCACTGAGGTAGTGGTCGTAGGCCAGCCGGTCGAGCTCGGCAAAGTCTTGGCCGTTCCGATCACTCCAGTGCCGGGCGTCGGCGAGTAGGTCCACGAGATTGTCGGCGTCGGTGTCGCCGGTCTTGTAACGGGCGAGGACTTTGCCGATCCGCGCCGCACGATGTTTGTTGGTGAATTTCATATCAAAAACCTCCTGATAGATTGCGGGGCGGGCGACGTGCGCCCGCCCCGTTTGCTCGGTTAGTCCTTCTTCTCGGTGGCGACGCGAAGGACGATGCGTCCATCCAGCGGCACTGATTCCAACTGAACGTTGAAGCCGTTGCCGTCGGCATGGGCCCAGGCCGAGCCGATGCGAGTCCAGAAGCCCTTGCTTCCTTCGCGGTCGCGGACTTGATAGGCGACGTGGCTGGGGGCCTTCGACGCGGTGGGTTGTTTTTCAGTCTTTGCCATGTGAGTTCTCCTTCTTAAGGTTGTCCGGCCGCGCCCATCGCGGCCTGATGGCACGGGAGAAAAAGCCGCCTACAGCCGGAGTGATCGATAGAGAGCGCCCCAGTCCAGTCTGAAAATTGGGGGCGACCTTTAGGGGGAACCGATTTTCTGACTTGACGGGACCGGCGGCGGCTTTACGTGTCCATCGCACAAGGCCGCAAATGGGGGTGGAAGGCAAACCCAGAAGGAACAAAGAACGAACAGCGAATGACGCAATCCAAGCGCGCCAAGAGAAGGCACTATCAGCCCTGCGCAAAGTCAGACCGCAGGGGGCAAGGCACAGTCAATCGCACCCTCGGCCATGCGCCGCTGTCATCGGCGTGACACGTCCAACATCGAATCCCGTTGGATTCTCAACCGTCCCATGTCGCGACAACGTAGAAGAAGGCGAGAGCCGGCGGGCGTTACGCCGCTAATCCCTGCAATCTCAGGTTGAAGGTTTACATAAATTAACCAATTGGTAAGTGTCGGCGTGGTAAGGTGAAAAATGCTACGCATCATCGAGAACGCCAGCGCCGCCGGGGCCAAGAGCTACTACAGCGCAGCGGACTACTACACCGAGGGCCAGGAACTGGAAGGCCGTTGGCACGGCGAGGCGGCCAACCGGCTGGGACTATCCGGCAAGGTGAACCGCGAGGCGTGGGATGCCCTCTGCGACAATCGTGATCCCAATACCGGACAAACGCTGACGCTTCGGCAGAAGGGCAATCGAAGGATCGGCTACGACTTCAACTTCCATTTACCCAAAAGCGTGTCGGTGCTGTACGGGCTGACGCAGGACGAGCGAATCCTCGAAGCATTCCGGGAGTCGGTGAGGGCAACCATGCAGGACATGGAAGCGGAGATGAAGACCCGTGTACGAAGCGGCGGAAAGAATGAGGACCGAACGACAGGCAACATGGTCTGGGGCGAGTTCGTGCATACCACGGCCAGACCGGTGGACGGGATTCCCGATCCGCACCTGCACGCCCACTGCTTCGTCTTCAACACCACTTGGGATAAAAAGGAAGGCCGCTGGAAGGCCGGGCAATTCGCTGATTTGAAGCGCGATGCGCCCTACTTCGAGGCCGTGTTCCATGCGCGACTGGCGCGGCAGATGGAACTGCTGGGGCTACCCGTAGAGCGAACGAAAAAGGGCTGGGAGCTGGCAGGGACGCCGAAGTCGGTGATTGAAAAGTTCTCGCGGCGGACGGCGCTGATTGAAGAGACCGCAAAGCAAATGGGCATCGTCGATCCGGCGGCCAAGGATGAGCTGGGGGCCAGGACGCGGGAGAGTAAGCGCAAGGACCTCACGTCGGATGAGCTGCGGGCAGAATGGGAATCCCGGCTGACGGAAGATGAGCTGAGTGGGATCGAAGGCATCACCGCCAATCTCGGTGGGCCAGCCATTGCCGAGAATGACCGTCTCTCACCAAGGCGGTTGAACTGGCCATTGACCATTGCCTGGAGCGAAGCTCGGTGGTGCCGGAGCGAAAGATACTGACCGAAGCACTCAAGCGCGCCTTTGGCGCGGCGTCGGTGGAAAGCGTTCACCACAACTTGGAAAAAGAAAACCTCATCATCGGGATGCGCGAAGGACGACGGATGGCCACGACACGGGAAGTGTTGGCGGAAGAGCGCCGCATGATTGGCTTCGCCCGGGAGGGGCGCGGCACCTGCCGGCCGCTGGGTGATGCCTTGTACGCCATCAAGAGAGATTGGCTCAACGACGGCCAGCGCCGGGCGGTGCGCTACCTGCTGACTTCTAAAGACCGGGTGATGTTGATCCGGGGCGCTGCGGGGACGGGCAAGACCTCGATGGCCCAGGAGGCCGTGGAGGCGATAGAGGCAGGCGGCAAACGCGTTTTCATGTTCGCCCCTTCTGCGGATGCCAGTCGTGGCGTCTTGCGCGAGGATGGCTTCGCCCATGCCGACACGGTGGCAAGGCTGCTGTTCGACGAGCGAATGCAATCGGAGGTCCGGGGACAGGTCATCTGGATTGACGAGGCCGGACTCTTGGGCAGCCGCCAGATGACGGAGGTCTTCGACCTGGCCGATCGGCTCACTTCGCGGGTCATCCTCTCCGGCGACCGGAAACAGCATGGTTCGGTGGAGCACGGTGCGGCACTTCGGCTCCTGGAAACCGAAGCCGGTCTCATCCCCGCCGAAATCCGCGACATCAAGCGCCAGCAGGGAGAGTACAGGCAAGCGGTTGAAGCTTTGAGCGAAGGCCGGACGGAGGATGGCTTCCGCGAGCTCGATGAATTGGGCTGGATCAAGGAAGTGCCGACCCTGGATCGGTACAAAACATTGGCCCGGGACTACGTCGCCGCCATTGCCGACGGTAAATCCACGGCGCTGGTGGTATCGCCGACTCACCTGGAGGGAGAATGGGTAACGGACGAGATACGCGCCCAACTGAATGAGTCGGGCGAGCTGAAGGGCCAGGAGCGGCGGGTCATGGTGTTGGAGAACACCAACCTCACCGAGGCCCAGCGCGCCGATTCGGTCAATTACGATGAGGACTGCGTCCTGGTCTTCCATCAAAACGCCAAAGGATTCCAGAAGGGGGAGCGGGTAGCGGCGGGGGCACGTGCAATTCCGATCTCGGAGGCGGCGAAGTTCCAAGTCTTCAAGAGGGATGTCCTCCCGATCGCGCCCGGGGATGTGATTCGGATTACTCGGAATGGCAAGACGTTGGACGGCAAACACCGGCTCAATAACGGCGCGATTTTCCCGGTGAAAAAGTTCGACGCCAACGGCGACATCGTCCTGGCCAACGGCTGGACGGTAGCTCAGGATTACGGGCACCTCTCCCATGGCTATTGCATCACGTCGCACGCGGCGCAGGGCAAGACGGTGGATCACGTCTTCATCGGCCAGTCTTCGCAGTCCTTTCCGGCGTCTTCGCGTGAGCAGTTCTACGTCTCCGCTTCGCGGGGCGCAAAAGCGTCACCGTCTATACCGACGACAAGGAATCGCTGCTCGATGCCGTCGGCCGCTCGGACGACCGGCTGTCGGCGACGGAACTGGTCACAGGGCGCGAACTCCGCGAGCGCGGCGCGACGTTACACAGGCTGGAGCATCTAAAGCCGTCGTCACCACGCCACGACGGGCGAGTGCATCGGGAACGCGAGGCGGTCTATGAACGATAGTCTCATCGATAGATTGGTGAGCCGGGAACTGGCCACCGGGCCGAACGGCCACGAGCGCGACGATGAAACCGACATCGCCGACCTCGGCACGTTCGGGTTCTTGCGGGGCTCGCGCGAGCGGGCGACGATGCTGGAACTTCGCAAAAAAGACGGCAACATATTGGCCGTCGCCTACGGCTACATCGACAAGGCCGAGTTTAATCCC
Proteins encoded in this region:
- a CDS encoding site-specific DNA-methyltransferase: MTATTTVNPFYAARQTRRAAPRQRRSTSPLPIEKRVIGNATLYRADCFDILPTLSGIGAVITDPPYGIGFEYRSYDDAPSKYDALMERLVPELVRITNDGPCFVWQSPLKADRWHEYFPKGYRIVAACKVYPQRPGKSVCLSWDPVIFWSGKSLLREHLPRDWHVDDLRPWDGYAGQNPVPCPRPLSQVQYFCDSVRADTILDPFMGSGTTGVATILAGKQFVGIEQDPVYFEYACRRIAGEQNGRPPSNNHRI
- a CDS encoding HNH endonuclease, producing MADRVPDDIAARILAKCGRCCCICRRFDPTMLQVHHILLRSEGGTNDEDNLIALCITCHSDVHTERPFTRRFSVAELKLHREQVCRLVQEGKLVPATRERIQPSSEDFRTWAGLLAPDRPLIPRSFTIASGRVIDPPLSAAAVEMLLAAASSKQGDIIVIEAAGGLVITAGDHELLDSENAREAARFRAALAELQRVGLCEYVSRSYYRITYDAFLIADAMMAFKASTAK
- a CDS encoding DUF1738 domain-containing protein — encoded protein: MQFDIYQNVTDQIIAMLEKGVVPWRSPILGRQSAGMPKNLESGKEYRGVNVFLLAFTAWASGYESAYWLTFNQAKQKKGSVKKGEKSSFVIFWKQYETTDKETGEPTKVPVLRYYRVFNVAQCEGIAAPDAATFTPTDFRPIDAAVAIVEGYADGPPIEHGGTRAYYRPSTDIVRLPEPSRFATCEEYYSTLFHELAHSTGHSKRLDRKLDTEPQPFGSPDYGKEELVAEMAAAYLTSHAGIQPATIENQAAYLQGWLKQLRGDKKLVVTAAAAAQKASDWIRGERKPVE
- a CDS encoding AAA family ATPase; translated protein: MPERKILTEALKRAFGAASVESVHHNLEKENLIIGMREGRRMATTREVLAEERRMIGFAREGRGTCRPLGDALYAIKRDWLNDGQRRAVRYLLTSKDRVMLIRGAAGTGKTSMAQEAVEAIEAGGKRVFMFAPSADASRGVLREDGFAHADTVARLLFDERMQSEVRGQVIWIDEAGLLGSRQMTEVFDLADRLTSRVILSGDRKQHGSVEHGAALRLLETEAGLIPAEIRDIKRQQGEYRQAVEALSEGRTEDGFRELDELGWIKEVPTLDRYKTLARDYVAAIADGKSTALVVSPTHLEGEWVTDEIRAQLNESGELKGQERRVMVLENTNLTEAQRADSVNYDEDCVLVFHQNAKGFQKGERVAAGARAIPISEAAKFQVFKRDVLPIAPGDVIRITRNGKTLDGKHRLNNGAIFPVKKFDANGDIVLANGWTVAQDYGHLSHGYCITSHAAQGKTVDHVFIGQSSQSFPASSREQFYVSASRGAKASPSIPTTRNRCSMPSAARTTGCRRRNWSQGANSASAARRYTGWSI
- a CDS encoding relaxase domain-containing protein — encoded protein: MLRIIENASAAGAKSYYSAADYYTEGQELEGRWHGEAANRLGLSGKVNREAWDALCDNRDPNTGQTLTLRQKGNRRIGYDFNFHLPKSVSVLYGLTQDERILEAFRESVRATMQDMEAEMKTRVRSGGKNEDRTTGNMVWGEFVHTTARPVDGIPDPHLHAHCFVFNTTWDKKEGRWKAGQFADLKRDAPYFEAVFHARLARQMELLGLPVERTKKGWELAGTPKSVIEKFSRRTALIEETAKQMGIVDPAAKDELGARTRESKRKDLTSDELRAEWESRLTEDELSGIEGITANLGGPAIAENDRLSPRRLNWPLTIAWSEARWCRSERY
- a CDS encoding DUF4263 domain-containing protein, with amino-acid sequence MIFEPVTYKLATDGPPAMSWSQYMSEYGTRYKQLLSSDPPEDSLHKFFRDNPSFLIGVGSPSFGMATPPFRFALIDKPRLQGITCKEPDFMWVLRDSATWYLTLVEIEKPSKRIFSAALKSKDLPKQEFNQARNQLHQWKTWFQVPENTLLFNRFYRTQEMHQMQARALRFLLVFGRRQEFEDNESLQRHRSSLLSQADEHLSSFDRLAPNNSFSDMITAHVDPDGKFRAIAVPPTFTIGPMNADISAHIISLDEAINQSPSISSERKQFLCERLPYWKEWALKDGTRRCCPGHAE